A genomic window from Flavobacterium sp. I3-2 includes:
- a CDS encoding enoyl-CoA hydratase/isomerase family protein, which yields MQTTGTINTTLTGKIATITFYHPASNSFPSEQLQALTNAINELNSNKEITLIILASEGEKAFCAGASFDELLQINNLENGTKFFSGFANVINAMRTSNKLIIGRVQGKTVGGGVGLAAACDYCFATENASIKLSELAIGIGPFVIEPAVTRKIGFPAMSEMTLEAETWKSAKWAKENKLFTQVFSTIQEMDKEIEKFSTRLSNYNPEALLEMKKVLWKDTEHWTELLKERAGISGKLVLSDFTVKALNAFKNK from the coding sequence ATGCAAACAACAGGCACTATAAATACAACACTTACAGGGAAAATTGCGACCATAACTTTTTATCATCCTGCTAGCAATTCATTTCCAAGCGAACAATTACAAGCTTTAACAAATGCAATAAACGAATTAAATTCTAACAAAGAAATCACATTAATCATACTTGCTAGCGAAGGCGAAAAAGCATTTTGTGCAGGTGCATCTTTTGACGAACTATTACAAATCAATAATTTAGAAAACGGAACAAAGTTTTTCAGCGGTTTTGCAAATGTGATAAACGCCATGAGAACTTCAAACAAATTAATAATCGGACGAGTACAAGGAAAAACCGTAGGCGGAGGCGTTGGCTTAGCAGCAGCGTGCGATTATTGTTTTGCAACAGAAAATGCTTCAATTAAACTTTCGGAACTAGCAATCGGAATTGGACCTTTTGTTATTGAGCCGGCAGTTACAAGAAAAATTGGATTTCCTGCTATGAGCGAAATGACTTTAGAAGCCGAAACGTGGAAATCTGCAAAATGGGCTAAAGAAAACAAATTATTCACTCAAGTATTCTCTACCATTCAAGAAATGGACAAAGAAATTGAAAAATTCTCAACAAGGTTATCAAACTACAACCCAGAAGCCTTACTTGAAATGAAAAAAGTTTTATGGAAAGACACTGAACATTGGACAGAATTACTAAAAGAACGCGCTGGAATTTCTGGCAAATTAGTTTTGTCCGATTTTACAGTTAAGGCTTTAAACGCTTTCAAAAACAAATAA
- a CDS encoding 6-pyruvoyl trahydropterin synthase family protein, protein MSNIRITKQFTFETGHALYGYDGKCRNVHGHSYKLSVTVIGSPIEDSNNVKFGMVIDFSDLKKIVREEIVEVFDHATVFNKNTPHVELAKELEERGHHVILVDYQPTSENMVIDFAQKIKNRLPQNIKLFSLRLQETESSYAEWYQSDNL, encoded by the coding sequence ATGAGCAATATTAGAATCACCAAACAATTCACGTTCGAAACAGGTCATGCTTTATATGGATATGATGGCAAATGCAGAAACGTACACGGACACAGTTACAAACTTTCTGTTACTGTAATTGGATCTCCGATTGAAGATTCGAATAATGTAAAATTTGGAATGGTCATAGACTTTAGCGATTTAAAAAAAATTGTTAGAGAAGAAATCGTCGAAGTTTTTGATCACGCAACTGTTTTTAACAAAAACACACCGCATGTTGAACTAGCAAAAGAACTGGAAGAAAGAGGTCATCATGTAATTTTGGTAGATTACCAACCAACAAGCGAAAATATGGTAATTGATTTTGCTCAAAAAATTAAAAATCGTTTACCCCAAAACATCAAATTATTTTCTTTGCGTTTACAAGAAACCGAAAGTTCTTATGCAGAATGGTATCAATCTGATAATTTATAA
- a CDS encoding UDP-2,3-diacylglucosamine diphosphatase produces the protein MKLNIPTDKKVYFTSDHHFGAPTREQSLPREKKFLEWLKLIEKDAAALFIVGDLFDFWFEYNTVVPKGFVRILGKLAEMRDNGIEIFFFVGNHDLWMKDYFQTELNIPVYHEPKEFEFFGKKFFIGHGDGLGPGDFGYKRMKRVFTNPFSKWLFRWLHPDLGVKLAQYLSVKNKLISGDEDAKYLGEDKEWLILYTKKKMQTHPNDYFIFGHRHLPMTLNIENKTTYVNLGDWIQYFTYGVITFNGIFELMTFRDDKSTEQFKSKIQS, from the coding sequence TTGAAATTAAATATTCCTACAGATAAAAAAGTATATTTTACATCGGATCATCATTTCGGTGCACCAACGCGTGAACAAAGTTTACCTCGCGAAAAGAAATTTTTAGAATGGTTAAAATTAATCGAAAAAGATGCCGCTGCTTTATTTATCGTAGGAGATTTATTTGATTTTTGGTTTGAATATAATACAGTTGTTCCAAAAGGATTTGTTCGTATTCTAGGTAAATTAGCCGAAATGCGAGACAACGGAATTGAAATTTTCTTTTTTGTAGGAAATCATGATTTATGGATGAAAGATTATTTCCAAACAGAACTAAACATCCCTGTTTATCACGAACCAAAAGAATTTGAATTCTTTGGAAAAAAGTTTTTTATTGGACATGGTGATGGTTTAGGTCCAGGAGATTTTGGCTACAAAAGAATGAAACGCGTTTTTACCAACCCGTTTTCAAAATGGCTATTCCGTTGGTTACACCCAGATTTAGGAGTTAAACTAGCTCAATATCTATCTGTAAAAAACAAATTAATTTCTGGAGATGAAGACGCTAAATATCTTGGCGAAGATAAAGAATGGCTAATTCTTTATACAAAGAAAAAAATGCAAACTCATCCAAACGACTATTTTATTTTTGGACATCGACACTTACCAATGACCTTAAACATTGAGAACAAAACAACTTATGTAAATTTAGGCGATTGGATTCAATATTTCACTTACGGTGTTATAACTTTTAACGGAATATTTGAATTAATGACTTTTCGAGATGATAAATCTACAGAGCAATTTAAAAGTAAAATCCAATCGTGA
- a CDS encoding HTTM domain-containing protein codes for MTQKLFKSVDNAPLILFRIFFGLVFAFESFGSLATGWVTRNLVEPRTNFTFIGFEFLLNLMGDYMYVHFAIMGVLAFGVTFGYKYRFSIITMTIMWAMVYFMQKTSYNNHYYLMMLVGIIMSFLPANRFASVDARLNPSIKKNYMPNWILLVFIIQISCVYFYATIAKFYPDWLDGTVTGNMYRSMKKFPAFTELFQNHYFHLFIAYVGIAFDGLIVPALLWKRTRIFAVVLSLIFHISNSITLEIGVFPYFALALCVFFFPPEQIRRVFFKKKQPLDETTPVVDLESKKVFQYFFIPYLIIQVLLPIRHWFIKGDVLWTEEGHRLSWRMMLRNRSGYARFHVVDKATGEKLPFKMDEFYNKKQRARINTPDMIWQAAQYIKSEFAKEGKDVSVFAASSYVSINSKPGCQLIDPEVDLTTIEWSHLKHHDWILLLNCSVDLSSRKVINSNIPLKVITP; via the coding sequence ATGACACAAAAACTTTTTAAGTCGGTTGACAACGCTCCTTTAATTTTATTTAGAATTTTCTTTGGACTTGTATTTGCCTTTGAAAGTTTTGGTTCACTTGCAACAGGTTGGGTTACTCGTAATCTTGTTGAACCTCGTACAAATTTTACCTTTATTGGATTTGAGTTTCTCTTAAATCTGATGGGAGATTATATGTATGTTCATTTTGCGATTATGGGAGTTTTAGCTTTTGGGGTTACTTTTGGTTATAAATATCGATTTAGTATTATTACCATGACCATTATGTGGGCGATGGTATATTTTATGCAAAAAACTTCTTATAACAACCATTATTATTTGATGATGTTGGTTGGAATTATTATGAGTTTTTTACCTGCAAATAGATTTGCTTCAGTAGATGCTAGATTGAATCCTTCGATTAAGAAAAATTATATGCCCAATTGGATTTTGTTGGTTTTTATAATTCAAATTTCATGTGTGTATTTTTATGCAACGATTGCTAAATTCTATCCAGATTGGTTAGACGGAACGGTAACTGGGAATATGTATCGAAGTATGAAAAAGTTTCCTGCTTTTACCGAATTGTTTCAAAATCATTATTTTCATCTGTTTATTGCTTATGTTGGAATTGCTTTTGATGGTTTAATTGTTCCTGCATTGTTGTGGAAAAGAACTCGAATTTTTGCAGTTGTTTTATCGTTGATTTTCCATATTAGTAATTCCATAACTTTAGAGATTGGCGTTTTTCCTTATTTCGCATTAGCTTTATGTGTTTTCTTTTTTCCTCCTGAACAAATCAGACGTGTGTTTTTTAAGAAAAAACAACCATTGGATGAGACAACACCCGTAGTTGATTTAGAATCAAAAAAAGTGTTTCAGTACTTTTTTATACCTTATTTAATCATTCAGGTTTTACTTCCAATTCGTCATTGGTTTATAAAGGGAGATGTTCTTTGGACGGAAGAAGGTCATCGGTTAAGTTGGCGAATGATGCTTAGAAATCGTTCGGGTTACGCTAGATTTCATGTGGTTGATAAAGCTACTGGAGAAAAATTGCCTTTTAAGATGGACGAGTTTTATAATAAAAAACAACGAGCACGTATCAATACGCCGGATATGATTTGGCAAGCAGCTCAATATATAAAGAGTGAATTTGCAAAAGAAGGAAAAGATGTTTCAGTGTTTGCTGCTTCGAGCTATGTTTCTATAAATAGTAAACCGGGTTGTCAGTTGATTGATCCTGAGGTTGATTTAACTACAATAGAATGGAGTCATCTTAAACATCACGATTGGATTTTACTTTTAAATTGCTCTGTAGATTTATCATCTCGAAAAGTCATTAATTCAAATATTCCGTTAAAAGTTATAACACCGTAA
- a CDS encoding bifunctional riboflavin kinase/FAD synthetase gives MKIFHSIFDFASNKKTVLTLGTFDGVHLGHQSILNKIIESAHHADEESLVLTFFPHPRMILEQDSDIKLLNTIQEKADLLNKLGLDLLVIQKFDNSFSQLTPEDFVKQILVDIFNVKKIIIGYDHRFGKNRAADIHDLIAFGKKYNFEVEEISAEEVNHVSISSTKIRTALQQGNISLANEFLGYEYFLSGTVKKGRQLGRTIGYPTANVYVDEKYKLIPAIGVYAAYAIVDEVKYFGMVNVGTNPTISENSLTIEINIFDFDQDIYDKQITIGFIDKIRDQKKFDSLDYLKSALANDKLVTQKLIT, from the coding sequence TTGAAAATTTTTCATTCCATTTTTGACTTTGCGTCTAATAAAAAAACGGTTTTAACTTTAGGTACATTTGATGGAGTTCATTTAGGACATCAATCAATATTAAATAAAATAATTGAGTCGGCTCATCATGCCGATGAGGAAAGTTTAGTGCTGACTTTTTTTCCTCACCCAAGAATGATTCTCGAACAAGATTCTGATATAAAACTTTTAAATACAATTCAAGAAAAAGCAGATTTACTAAATAAGCTTGGCTTAGATCTTTTGGTTATTCAAAAATTCGACAATTCATTTTCGCAATTAACTCCAGAAGATTTTGTTAAACAGATTTTAGTTGATATATTTAATGTTAAAAAAATTATCATTGGATACGATCATCGCTTCGGAAAAAATAGAGCCGCAGATATTCATGATTTAATTGCGTTTGGTAAAAAATATAATTTTGAAGTAGAAGAAATTTCGGCTGAAGAAGTAAATCACGTTTCCATAAGTTCGACTAAAATCAGAACTGCATTACAGCAAGGAAATATTTCATTAGCTAACGAGTTTTTAGGTTACGAATATTTCTTAAGCGGAACAGTTAAAAAAGGACGTCAATTAGGAAGAACAATTGGTTATCCGACGGCAAACGTTTATGTTGATGAAAAGTATAAATTAATTCCTGCAATCGGAGTTTATGCAGCTTATGCAATTGTTGATGAAGTAAAATATTTTGGAATGGTCAATGTCGGAACGAATCCTACAATTAGCGAAAATTCATTGACTATAGAAATAAATATTTTTGATTTTGATCAAGATATTTATGACAAACAAATAACAATTGGTTTTATTGATAAAATTCGGGACCAAAAAAAATTTGATTCTTTAGATTATTTGAAATCAGCTTTAGCTAATGATAAATTAGTGACTCAAAAATTAATAACTTAA